From Burkholderiales bacterium, one genomic window encodes:
- a CDS encoding glutathione S-transferase family protein has translation MGYLLNGQWHDGWYDTKQTGGAFERPDAQLRNRVTADGSSGFPAEFGRYHLYVSLACPWAHRTLIFRKLKKLEDAVTVSVVEPVMTKEGWGFSDACPDTLNGFRYLHEAYTRNDAGYSGRVTVPVLWDKQRGVIVNNESSEIIRMLDSEFASFAPGTPDYYPAEHRAEIDAINAKVYANVNNGVYRAGFAGTQAAYEAAASRLFEALDELDARLARSRWLVGRTQTEADWRLFTTLVRFDAVYYGHFKCNVRRVADYPHLFPYLLDLYQTPGVADTVDLGHIKRHYYMSHEHINPTRIVPIGPDLDFTRPHGRERLG, from the coding sequence ATGGGTTATCTCCTCAACGGTCAATGGCACGACGGCTGGTACGATACGAAGCAGACCGGCGGCGCTTTCGAGCGCCCCGACGCGCAGCTTCGTAACCGTGTCACCGCCGACGGCTCGAGCGGGTTCCCCGCGGAATTCGGCCGCTACCATCTGTACGTGTCGCTCGCGTGCCCGTGGGCGCATCGCACGCTGATCTTCCGCAAGCTGAAAAAGCTCGAAGACGCCGTCACCGTTTCCGTGGTGGAGCCGGTGATGACGAAAGAGGGCTGGGGGTTCAGCGACGCGTGCCCGGATACGCTCAACGGCTTTCGCTACCTGCACGAAGCGTACACGCGCAACGACGCGGGCTATTCGGGACGAGTGACCGTGCCCGTGCTGTGGGACAAGCAGCGCGGCGTCATCGTCAACAACGAGTCGTCCGAGATCATCCGGATGCTCGACAGCGAGTTCGCGTCGTTCGCGCCGGGTACGCCCGACTACTATCCGGCCGAGCACCGCGCGGAGATCGACGCGATCAACGCGAAGGTCTACGCGAACGTGAACAACGGCGTGTACCGCGCCGGTTTCGCGGGCACGCAGGCCGCCTACGAAGCGGCCGCGAGCCGCCTCTTCGAGGCCCTGGACGAGCTCGACGCTCGGCTCGCGCGCTCGCGCTGGCTCGTGGGCAGGACGCAGACCGAGGCCGACTGGCGCCTCTTCACCACCCTCGTCCGGTTCGACGCGGTCTATTACGGGCATTTCAAGTGCAACGTGCGACGCGTCGCGGACTATCCGCACCTTTTTCCGTATCTGCTTGATCTATATCAAACGCCGGGTGTGGCCGACACCGTAGATTTGGGGCACATCAAGCGCCATTACTACATGAGCCACGAGCACATCAACCCGACGCGCATCGTGCCGATCGGGCCCGACCTCGACTTCACCCGTCCGCACGGGAGGGAGCGGCTCGGCTGA
- a CDS encoding NnrS family protein: MSLHFASSPGEKVPRRWTLVSGEAHRLMFFFGALQIVAAMAWWLAWLTGAYVSWHAPLPATVAPPWAHAWLLLYGTFPFFIFGFLMTAGPNWLGAGKMPRTAFVPSACTMAAGLVLVYAGLGVDRALVALGVSAHFAGWLWGYVSLVRMLAKHWNANARYAIVIFAFLGLGLAGDAVFAWSVAAGSFGYVPLVLHGAVWFFLMPVFLGVSTRMVPFFSGRILGSDVEYKPAWARPALIVGTIAHGVLAANALDAWLWAVDLPLAGMVWHLALRWGLGRSNGVRLLAVLHVSLAMLAAAFLLYGLLSLGVLAGVLPRVGLAPLHLAVIGFFAAMLLGMVSRVTLGHSGRPLEADALTWTCYLGVLAAAVLRAAAELARATPLGTPLMLAAAAVWLAAFGVWVWRYAPMYLAPRADAPQPVRRG, encoded by the coding sequence ATGAGCCTGCATTTCGCGTCTTCGCCCGGGGAGAAGGTTCCCCGCCGCTGGACGCTCGTCTCGGGCGAGGCGCACCGCCTCATGTTCTTCTTCGGCGCGCTGCAGATCGTCGCGGCGATGGCGTGGTGGCTCGCATGGCTCACCGGCGCCTACGTTTCGTGGCATGCGCCGCTGCCCGCGACGGTCGCGCCGCCATGGGCGCATGCGTGGCTGCTGCTCTACGGCACGTTCCCGTTCTTCATCTTCGGCTTCCTCATGACCGCCGGGCCGAACTGGCTGGGCGCGGGCAAGATGCCGCGGACCGCTTTCGTGCCCTCGGCCTGCACGATGGCGGCCGGCCTCGTGCTGGTCTATGCCGGGCTCGGCGTCGACCGCGCGCTCGTCGCGCTCGGCGTTTCGGCGCATTTCGCCGGATGGCTGTGGGGCTACGTCTCGCTGGTGCGCATGCTCGCGAAGCACTGGAACGCGAACGCGCGCTACGCGATCGTGATCTTCGCGTTCCTCGGGCTCGGGCTTGCGGGCGATGCGGTCTTCGCGTGGTCCGTCGCGGCGGGCTCGTTCGGCTACGTCCCTCTGGTGCTGCACGGCGCGGTCTGGTTTTTCCTGATGCCGGTGTTCCTCGGCGTGTCGACGCGCATGGTGCCTTTCTTCTCGGGGCGCATCCTCGGCAGCGACGTCGAATACAAGCCGGCGTGGGCGCGCCCCGCGCTCATCGTCGGCACCATCGCCCACGGCGTGCTCGCCGCGAATGCGCTCGACGCGTGGTTGTGGGCGGTCGATCTGCCGCTCGCGGGCATGGTGTGGCACCTGGCACTGCGCTGGGGCCTGGGCAGGAGCAACGGCGTGCGGCTGCTCGCGGTGCTGCACGTGTCGCTCGCGATGCTGGCGGCGGCGTTCCTGCTGTACGGATTGCTGAGCCTCGGCGTGCTGGCCGGTGTGCTTCCACGCGTCGGTCTCGCGCCGCTGCATCTCGCGGTCATCGGCTTTTTCGCCGCGATGCTGCTCGGCATGGTCTCGCGTGTCACCCTCGGACACTCCGGACGGCCGCTCGAAGCCGACGCGCTGACGTGGACGTGCTATCTGGGCGTGCTCGCGGCAGCGGTGCTGCGCGCCGCCGCCGAGCTTGCGCGCGCGACGCCGCTCGGCACACCCCTCATGCTCGCCGCCGCGGCGGTGTGGCTGGCCGCGTTCGGCGTCTGGGTGTGGCGCTACGCGCCGATGTATCTCGCACCGCGCGCCGACGCGCCGCAGCCTGTCAGGAGGGGATGA
- a CDS encoding radical SAM protein, with product MAAITERIDNVTRIPAAYLKAAPPAPRSVKIEISPRCNYRCGFCALRTREVQPKHDMDFELFKRITREMREAGVEEIGVFYLGESFMNPRLVVDCVAYLKRVIGMPYVFLTSNASLSPPLAVEAAMRAGLDSLKWSVNAADDEQFESIMGVSKRLFGKALNNIKAAWAVRQARGYRTGLYASSIRYDGAQAARMDALLDEHVRPYVDQHYWLPLYSMGSFATQREAELGYRPTAGNQGRIGALREPLPCWSAFTEGHVTADGKLSACCFDATAHWTMGDLTRQSFMDAWNSERFVRLREAHLKRDVRGTPCEQCLAYS from the coding sequence ATGGCTGCGATCACCGAGCGCATCGACAACGTCACCCGAATCCCCGCCGCATACCTCAAAGCCGCCCCACCCGCGCCGCGCAGCGTCAAGATCGAGATCTCGCCGCGCTGCAATTACCGCTGCGGTTTCTGCGCGCTGAGGACCCGCGAGGTGCAGCCGAAGCACGACATGGATTTCGAGCTCTTCAAACGCATCACGCGCGAGATGCGCGAAGCCGGCGTCGAGGAGATCGGCGTTTTCTATCTCGGCGAGTCGTTCATGAATCCCAGGCTCGTGGTCGACTGCGTCGCGTATCTGAAGCGCGTGATCGGGATGCCGTACGTCTTTCTCACGTCGAACGCGTCGCTCTCGCCGCCGCTGGCCGTGGAAGCGGCGATGAGAGCGGGGCTCGATTCTCTGAAGTGGTCGGTCAACGCGGCCGACGACGAGCAGTTCGAGTCGATCATGGGCGTGTCGAAGCGCCTGTTCGGCAAGGCGCTGAACAACATCAAGGCGGCGTGGGCCGTGCGGCAGGCGAGAGGCTACAGGACGGGCCTCTACGCCTCGTCGATCCGGTACGACGGCGCCCAGGCGGCGCGCATGGACGCGCTGCTCGACGAGCACGTGCGCCCCTACGTCGACCAGCACTACTGGCTTCCGCTCTATTCCATGGGCTCGTTCGCGACACAACGCGAAGCGGAGCTCGGCTATCGCCCGACGGCCGGCAACCAGGGGCGCATCGGCGCGCTGCGCGAGCCGCTGCCGTGCTGGTCGGCGTTCACCGAAGGCCACGTCACCGCGGACGGCAAGCTCTCCGCGTGCTGCTTCGACGCGACGGCGCACTGGACGATGGGCGATCTCACCCGGCAGTCGTTCATGGACGCCTGGAACTCGGAGCGGTTCGTGCGCCTGCGCGAAGCGCACCTGAAGCGTGACGTGCGCGGCACGCCGTGCGAGCAGTGCCTGGCTTACTCCTGA
- the hemN gene encoding oxygen-independent coproporphyrinogen III oxidase — translation MTITAREHPGLDVDLDLIARLDRNGPRYTSYPTADRFVEGFDADAYAAWARRRNTSGAHRPLSLYVHLPFCRSLCYYCGCNKVITQDVSKSQRYLAALKKEIAMQAGLFRDDLCVTQMHWGGGTPTFYTLDELADLFATLRRHFDLSPEGDYSIEIDPRTASPDTIAALGELGFNRVSFGVQDFDPDVQRAINRVQSEEQTRGVIDAARLSGFRSVNVDLIYGLPKQNLLTFNRTLARVVALKPDRIAVYNYAHLPSRFKSQRLIRSEDIPRPDVKLKLLGLAVQRLAAAGYVYIGMDHFALPDDPLAVAQRQGRLQRNFQGYSTHAECDLIGLGVSSIGAVGPSYSQNARTLTDYYARLDRGELPVARGAALTADDLVRRSVIQTLMCHFELSKEAIECAYLVDFDRYFERELNELASLAREGLLELGDDWITVTPKGRMLIRSVCMPFDKYLRQADAAKRYSRTI, via the coding sequence ATGACCATCACCGCACGGGAACACCCCGGCCTCGACGTCGACCTCGACCTCATCGCAAGGCTCGACCGCAACGGCCCTCGCTACACGTCGTATCCGACCGCCGACCGCTTCGTCGAAGGCTTCGACGCCGACGCTTACGCGGCGTGGGCCCGGCGCCGCAACACGAGCGGCGCGCACCGGCCGCTGTCGCTGTACGTGCACCTGCCGTTCTGCCGCTCGCTCTGCTACTACTGCGGCTGCAACAAGGTGATCACGCAGGACGTGTCGAAGTCGCAGCGTTACCTCGCGGCACTGAAGAAAGAGATCGCGATGCAGGCCGGCCTCTTCAGGGACGACCTCTGCGTCACGCAGATGCACTGGGGCGGCGGCACGCCGACCTTCTATACCCTCGACGAGCTTGCAGACCTCTTCGCGACCTTGCGCCGGCACTTCGACCTTTCGCCCGAAGGCGATTATTCGATCGAGATCGATCCGCGCACCGCCAGCCCGGACACGATCGCCGCGCTCGGCGAATTGGGCTTCAACCGGGTGAGCTTCGGGGTGCAGGACTTCGATCCGGACGTGCAGCGCGCGATCAACCGGGTGCAGAGCGAAGAGCAGACCAGGGGCGTGATCGACGCCGCGCGCCTGTCGGGCTTTCGCTCGGTCAACGTCGACCTCATCTACGGCCTGCCGAAACAGAACCTGCTCACCTTCAACCGCACGCTCGCGCGGGTCGTCGCGCTCAAGCCCGACCGCATCGCGGTCTACAACTACGCGCACCTGCCGTCGCGATTCAAGTCGCAGCGGCTCATCAGGAGCGAGGACATCCCGCGGCCCGACGTGAAGCTGAAGCTGCTCGGCCTCGCGGTGCAGCGGCTCGCCGCGGCCGGCTACGTCTATATCGGCATGGACCACTTCGCGCTGCCCGACGATCCGCTCGCGGTGGCGCAGCGGCAGGGCCGGCTGCAGCGCAATTTCCAGGGCTACTCGACCCACGCCGAGTGCGACCTGATCGGCCTGGGCGTGTCGTCCATCGGCGCGGTCGGCCCGAGCTACAGCCAGAACGCGCGCACGCTGACCGACTACTATGCGCGCCTGGACCGCGGCGAGCTCCCGGTCGCGCGCGGCGCGGCGCTCACCGCCGACGACCTCGTGCGCAGGAGCGTCATCCAGACGCTGATGTGCCATTTCGAGCTGTCGAAGGAAGCGATCGAGTGCGCGTACCTCGTCGATTTCGACCGCTACTTCGAGCGCGAGCTGAATGAGCTCGCGAGCCTGGCGCGCGAAGGCCTGCTCGAGCTCGGCGACGACTGGATCACCGTGACGCCCAAAGGCCGCATGCTCATCCGCAGCGTCTGCATGCCGTTCGACAAGTACCTGCGGCAGGCCGATGCCGCCAAGCGGTATTCGCGGACGATCTAG
- a CDS encoding zinc-dependent alcohol dehydrogenase family protein, which produces MSRPMHAMVLTARGAPLARREVAVRDPGAGELLLRVHACGVCRTDLHVVDGDLTRGKLPVIPGHEVVASVAAVGSGVTGCTPGQRVGVPWLGWTCGACEFCLRGEENLCDRARFTGYDLDGGYAEYLAADARYCLPLPDGLDDAQAAPLMCAGLIGYRSLKMAGDARRLGIYGFGAAAHIVAQVARWQGRELYAFTRAGDVQAQAFARELGAVWAGDSGAAPPRALDAAIVFAPVGSLVVDALRAVRKGGAVVCAGIHMSDIPSFPYELLWGERTVRSVANLTRADGMEFLSLAPQVPVRTTVERFALADANEALARLRQGRITGAAVLVP; this is translated from the coding sequence ATGAGCCGCCCTATGCACGCGATGGTGTTGACGGCGCGCGGCGCGCCGCTGGCGCGTCGCGAGGTCGCGGTGCGCGATCCCGGAGCCGGCGAGCTCCTGCTGCGCGTGCACGCCTGCGGCGTGTGCCGCACCGACCTGCACGTGGTCGACGGCGATCTCACGCGCGGCAAGCTGCCGGTGATCCCGGGGCACGAAGTCGTCGCCAGCGTCGCCGCCGTGGGCAGCGGCGTCACCGGCTGTACGCCCGGACAGCGCGTCGGCGTGCCGTGGCTGGGCTGGACGTGCGGCGCGTGCGAGTTCTGCCTGCGCGGTGAGGAGAACCTCTGCGATCGCGCGCGCTTCACCGGCTACGACCTCGACGGCGGCTACGCGGAGTATCTCGCCGCCGATGCGCGCTACTGCCTGCCGCTGCCCGATGGTCTGGACGATGCGCAGGCCGCGCCGCTCATGTGCGCCGGGCTCATCGGCTACCGGTCGCTCAAGATGGCCGGCGACGCGCGGCGGCTCGGCATCTACGGCTTCGGCGCCGCGGCGCACATCGTCGCTCAGGTCGCGCGCTGGCAGGGACGCGAGCTCTATGCGTTCACGCGGGCCGGCGACGTACAGGCGCAGGCGTTCGCGCGCGAGCTGGGCGCCGTATGGGCGGGAGACTCGGGCGCCGCCCCGCCGCGTGCGCTCGATGCGGCGATCGTCTTCGCGCCGGTCGGCTCGCTGGTCGTCGATGCGCTGCGCGCGGTGCGCAAGGGCGGGGCGGTGGTCTGCGCGGGCATCCACATGTCCGACATTCCTTCGTTCCCCTACGAGCTCCTGTGGGGCGAGCGCACGGTGCGCTCGGTCGCGAACCTCACGCGCGCCGACGGCATGGAGTTTCTTTCGCTTGCGCCGCAAGTGCCGGTGCGCACGACGGTCGAGCGCTTCGCGCTCGCCGACGCGAACGAAGCGCTCGCGCGCCTGCGGCAGGGCCGCATCACCGGCGCGGCAGTTCTCGTGCCTTGA
- a CDS encoding HPF/RaiA family ribosome-associated protein has translation MELPLQITFHSIQRSDAIAGQVRSRARKLEKFFDRIHCCRVAIEAPHHRRTKGNEYRVRVEVSLPGQQLVVTRGEGDHGAYADVYAAIRDAFDAMRRQLEDHVALLRDKAKTAGSAQIEPVGQ, from the coding sequence ATGGAACTGCCGCTGCAGATCACTTTCCACAGCATTCAACGATCCGACGCGATCGCCGGGCAGGTGCGTAGCCGCGCCCGCAAGCTCGAGAAGTTCTTCGACCGCATCCACTGCTGCCGCGTGGCGATCGAAGCGCCCCATCACCGCCGCACCAAAGGCAACGAGTATCGCGTGCGCGTCGAGGTGTCGTTGCCGGGACAGCAGCTCGTCGTCACGCGCGGCGAGGGCGATCACGGCGCTTACGCCGACGTCTACGCCGCGATACGCGACGCATTCGACGCGATGCGCCGCCAGCTCGAGGACCACGTGGCGCTCCTGCGCGACAAGGCGAAGACCGCCGGATCCGCGCAGATCGAGCCCGTCGGCCAGTAA
- a CDS encoding MFS transporter: MTFQRGAAATVSLVVLSQVVHFLTYSGLALLLPFIRQDLGITFAQAGVLSAVATSTYALAQIPAGYLSDRYGPKRLFFGGLLGWSLLAAALALAFSYWAALVTLAAAGACRALLFAPGIALVASWFPPQRRATAMSLFLVGSFVGTIVLALSAPRLSAWFGWRPAFAVYALLGVATALAFHYAAAENPDARPARRIGLGDALDVLKHRVAWLCNALQFIRFSAVTGFNFWLPSLLVSDRGFSLEQAGLVVGLSAACAAAANPLGAYISDRLGKPPLVIGVSLAIVACMSSLLVSVTSTPLLLAVVALHSVFMTVYFGPLFSVAVDALGSRRAGLATGVGNLFANVGALISAFALGVIKDATGSFAAGFYAMSALCAVGVALAFALSRMRTASADEALPRIGENWSTT; this comes from the coding sequence ATGACGTTTCAACGCGGCGCCGCCGCGACGGTATCTCTCGTGGTGCTGTCGCAGGTGGTGCATTTCCTGACGTATTCGGGACTCGCGCTGCTCCTGCCGTTCATCCGGCAGGACCTCGGGATCACGTTCGCGCAGGCGGGCGTGCTGTCGGCGGTCGCCACGAGCACTTACGCGCTCGCGCAGATACCGGCGGGTTACCTCTCCGATCGTTACGGCCCGAAGCGGCTGTTCTTCGGCGGCCTGCTGGGCTGGTCGCTGCTCGCGGCGGCGCTCGCGCTCGCGTTCTCGTACTGGGCCGCGCTCGTCACGCTCGCCGCGGCGGGCGCGTGCCGCGCGCTGCTCTTCGCGCCCGGCATCGCGCTCGTCGCGTCGTGGTTCCCGCCGCAGCGCCGTGCCACCGCGATGAGCCTGTTCCTGGTCGGTTCCTTCGTCGGCACCATCGTGCTTGCGCTGTCCGCGCCGCGGCTCTCGGCGTGGTTCGGCTGGCGGCCTGCGTTCGCCGTCTACGCGCTGCTCGGCGTCGCAACCGCGCTGGCGTTTCACTACGCGGCGGCCGAGAACCCGGATGCGCGCCCCGCCCGGCGCATCGGTCTCGGCGACGCGCTCGACGTGTTGAAGCATCGCGTCGCCTGGTTGTGCAACGCGCTGCAGTTCATCCGCTTCAGCGCGGTGACCGGCTTCAATTTCTGGCTGCCGTCGCTGCTCGTCTCCGATCGCGGCTTCAGCCTCGAACAGGCCGGTCTGGTGGTCGGGCTGAGCGCCGCCTGCGCGGCCGCGGCGAATCCGCTCGGCGCATATATCTCGGATCGGCTCGGCAAGCCGCCGCTCGTGATCGGCGTCTCGCTCGCGATCGTCGCGTGCATGTCGTCGCTGCTCGTCAGCGTGACTTCGACGCCGCTGCTGCTCGCGGTGGTGGCGCTGCACTCGGTCTTCATGACGGTTTATTTCGGGCCGCTGTTCTCGGTCGCGGTCGACGCGCTCGGCAGCCGCCGGGCGGGGCTGGCGACCGGGGTCGGCAATCTCTTCGCCAACGTAGGCGCCCTGATCTCCGCGTTCGCGCTCGGCGTCATCAAGGATGCGACCGGGAGCTTCGCGGCCGGCTTTTACGCGATGAGCGCGCTGTGCGCGGTCGGCGTCGCGCTCGCATTCGCGCTCTCGCGCATGCGGACCGCATCCGCCGACGAGGCGTTGCCGCGTATAGGAGAGAACTGGAGCACGACGTGA
- a CDS encoding cation:proton antiporter, whose translation MGALAEVLKLLLLSVVAVAVLRRLRLPPIIGYVLVGAAAGPNGFGWLEDSETIHFLGEVGIAFLLFTLGLEFSIRQFAAMRKVLLVLGGSQVLLVTASGAAIAWMSGLSPAASLVIGGAIAMSSTAIVIKQLRDQLELQTTHGRLAVGILLFQDLAAIPFLVVIPIVGASGGGALALPLLLAFGKAIAVLVAMLAIGRYALRPILHEAGASTELFTLTALLVSLAAAWTTQLSGLSLAFGAFVAGMMLSETEYRHQVENEIRPFRDVLLGLFFVFVGMRLEPAALTGEWKAVLLLFAGLAIGKGVIVAAIARLYGYRSPEAIRAGLVLAQGGEFSVALLALAVSTRVFDVRAAQPVLAAVVLSMLVAPLVIRRGDAIVTRLFAGAGGAAEEARTELAAALHGTRDHILVCGYGRVGSQLARLLEEFECKVVALDTDPGRVKQGWDAGREVYYGDASQKGVLQAAGVKDAKAVAITFDHLPAALRALHEAREANPRIAVLARASDQSALDALRDAGVTEAVPETMEASLMLATQMLLVSGMPGQRVLERMQEMREERYRSLV comes from the coding sequence ATGGGTGCGCTCGCCGAAGTACTGAAGCTCCTGTTGTTGTCCGTCGTCGCCGTCGCAGTGCTGCGGCGGCTGCGGCTGCCGCCGATCATCGGTTACGTGCTCGTCGGCGCGGCCGCGGGTCCCAACGGCTTCGGCTGGCTCGAGGACAGCGAGACGATCCACTTCCTCGGTGAAGTCGGGATCGCGTTCCTGCTGTTCACGCTCGGCCTCGAGTTCTCGATCCGCCAGTTCGCGGCGATGCGCAAGGTGCTGCTGGTGCTCGGCGGCTCGCAGGTGCTGCTCGTCACGGCCAGCGGGGCGGCGATCGCGTGGATGAGCGGGTTGTCGCCCGCCGCGTCGCTGGTGATCGGCGGCGCGATCGCGATGTCGTCGACCGCGATCGTCATCAAGCAGCTCCGCGACCAGCTCGAGCTGCAGACGACGCACGGCCGGCTCGCGGTCGGCATCCTGCTGTTCCAGGACCTCGCGGCGATCCCGTTCCTGGTCGTCATCCCGATCGTCGGCGCGAGCGGCGGCGGCGCGCTCGCGCTGCCGCTGCTGCTGGCGTTCGGCAAGGCGATCGCGGTGCTCGTCGCGATGCTCGCGATCGGCCGCTACGCGCTGCGTCCTATCCTGCACGAAGCGGGCGCTTCCACCGAGCTCTTCACGCTGACCGCGCTGCTCGTGTCGCTCGCTGCGGCGTGGACGACGCAGCTCTCGGGACTCTCGCTCGCCTTCGGCGCGTTCGTCGCGGGGATGATGCTGTCCGAGACCGAATACCGCCACCAGGTCGAGAACGAGATCAGGCCGTTCCGCGACGTGCTGCTCGGGCTCTTCTTCGTATTCGTCGGGATGCGCCTCGAGCCTGCCGCGCTCACCGGCGAATGGAAGGCGGTGCTCCTGCTCTTCGCCGGGCTGGCGATCGGCAAAGGGGTGATCGTGGCGGCGATCGCGCGGCTCTACGGTTATCGCTCGCCCGAGGCGATCCGCGCCGGGCTCGTCCTCGCGCAGGGCGGGGAGTTCAGCGTCGCGCTGCTCGCGCTCGCGGTGAGCACCCGCGTGTTCGACGTGCGCGCGGCGCAGCCGGTGCTCGCCGCGGTGGTGCTGTCGATGCTGGTCGCGCCGCTCGTGATACGGCGCGGCGACGCGATCGTCACCCGCCTGTTCGCCGGAGCGGGCGGGGCGGCGGAAGAGGCGCGCACCGAGCTTGCCGCGGCGCTGCACGGCACGCGCGACCACATCCTGGTGTGCGGCTACGGCCGCGTGGGCTCGCAGCTTGCGCGCCTGCTCGAAGAGTTCGAGTGCAAGGTCGTCGCGCTCGACACCGATCCCGGACGCGTCAAACAGGGCTGGGACGCGGGCAGGGAGGTCTATTACGGCGACGCTTCGCAGAAAGGCGTGCTCCAAGCGGCCGGCGTGAAAGACGCGAAAGCGGTCGCCATCACGTTCGACCACCTGCCGGCCGCGTTGCGAGCGCTGCACGAAGCGCGCGAAGCGAATCCCCGCATCGCGGTGCTCGCGCGTGCGAGCGACCAGTCGGCGCTCGATGCGCTGCGCGACGCGGGAGTGACCGAGGCGGTACCCGAGACCATGGAAGCGAGTCTCATGCTCGCCACTCAGATGCTGCTGGTGTCGGGCATGCCGGGCCAGCGCGTGCTCGAGCGCATGCAGGAGATGCGCGAGGAGCGGTATCGGTCACTGGTGTGA